A DNA window from Zingiber officinale cultivar Zhangliang chromosome 3A, Zo_v1.1, whole genome shotgun sequence contains the following coding sequences:
- the LOC122052047 gene encoding protein NEGATIVE GRAVITROPIC RESPONSE OF ROOTS-like isoform X2, whose product MLIHPAASDPSQQEFDREFINSLPSLLTIGTLGSDEFTQDDQRIDSFKNKSFLQNLIDVTPEEEVQLRDLTQLSSKTNGDGSQTVVLQNDIDPKLYNDLNDEDIDADMLPYKKLTLNRTKHMLSENCNLIKQKPISLIVKNIFICRSGFTLASKLTDPVPESKMEKFYKAILHKKVYPQHSSQQTKKCLEKRRKETAWDDDEMHKKGEKGGQWVRTDSEYIVLEMKTSEEV is encoded by the exons ATGCTTATTCATCCTGCTGCTTCAGATCCCAGTCAACAGGAATTCGACAGAGAATTCATCAACTCACTTCCATCACTACTCACGATTGGGACATTGGGTTCAGATGAGTTCACTCAAGACGACCAGAGAATTGATTCATTCAAGAATAAATCTTTCTTGCAAAATCTAATAGATGTTACACCTGAAGAGGAGGTCCAACTGAGGGACCTAACTCAACTGTCATCCAAAACCAATGGCGATGGATCACAAACAGTGGTGCTGCAGAATGACATTGACCCTAAGTTATACAATGATCTAAATGACGAAGACATCGACGCTGATATGTTGCCGTATAAGAAGCTCACCTTAAACAGAACAAAACACATGTTATCAGAGAATTGTAACCTGATCAAGCAAAAGCCGATCTCATTGATTGTAAAAAACATATTCATCTGCAGGAGTGGCTTTACCCTGGCTTCAAAGTTGACGGATCCCGTGCCTGAATCAAAAATGGAGAAG TTTTACAAGGCGATACTTCACAAGAAAGTGTACCCACAACATTCATCACAACAAACAAAGAAGTGTTTGGAGAAACGAAGGAAGGAGACAGCATGGGATGATGATGAGAtgcataaaaaaggagaaaaaggaggCCAGTGGGTCAGAACAGATTCAGAAT ATATTGTACTAGAAATGAAGACAAGTGAGGAAGTTTGA
- the LOC122052047 gene encoding protein NEGATIVE GRAVITROPIC RESPONSE OF ROOTS-like isoform X1, whose amino-acid sequence MLIHPAASDPSQQEFDREFINSLPSLLTIGTLGSDEFTQDDQRIDSFKNKSFLQNLIDVTPEEEVQLRDLTQLSSKTNGDGSQTVVLQNDIDPKLYNDLNDEDIDADMLPYKKLTLNRTKHMLSENCNLIKQKPISLIVKNIFICRSGFTLASKLTDPVPESKMEKFYKAILHKKVYPQHSSQQTKKCLEKRRKETAWDDDEMHKKGEKGGQWVRTDSECKLSMNNCYPAICWF is encoded by the exons ATGCTTATTCATCCTGCTGCTTCAGATCCCAGTCAACAGGAATTCGACAGAGAATTCATCAACTCACTTCCATCACTACTCACGATTGGGACATTGGGTTCAGATGAGTTCACTCAAGACGACCAGAGAATTGATTCATTCAAGAATAAATCTTTCTTGCAAAATCTAATAGATGTTACACCTGAAGAGGAGGTCCAACTGAGGGACCTAACTCAACTGTCATCCAAAACCAATGGCGATGGATCACAAACAGTGGTGCTGCAGAATGACATTGACCCTAAGTTATACAATGATCTAAATGACGAAGACATCGACGCTGATATGTTGCCGTATAAGAAGCTCACCTTAAACAGAACAAAACACATGTTATCAGAGAATTGTAACCTGATCAAGCAAAAGCCGATCTCATTGATTGTAAAAAACATATTCATCTGCAGGAGTGGCTTTACCCTGGCTTCAAAGTTGACGGATCCCGTGCCTGAATCAAAAATGGAGAAG TTTTACAAGGCGATACTTCACAAGAAAGTGTACCCACAACATTCATCACAACAAACAAAGAAGTGTTTGGAGAAACGAAGGAAGGAGACAGCATGGGATGATGATGAGAtgcataaaaaaggagaaaaaggaggCCAGTGGGTCAGAACAGATTCAGAATGTAAGTTGTCTATGAACAATTGTTATCCTGCAATTTGTTGGTTCTGA
- the LOC122053890 gene encoding probable anion transporter 7, whose product MELLKKMRLPKRYIIILLTFICTSVCYIERIGFSIAYTAAAGSIGVNQSSKGLILLIFYYGYVVSQVSRGWVAQYVGGRRVLLFSFLLWSLTCALAPLDASKVNIMVYARFLVGVAQGFIFPSIHTILAQWVPPHERSRSVSLTTSGMYLGAAGGMLVLPSLVKYKGPQSVFMVESALGIMWSFLWFRFSSDPVRSEHPKAAAAGFGEHNLPVSREKKIPSAGNLRRFTKIPWKKIIFNLPIWAIVVNNFTFHYALYVLMNWLPTYFELGLQLSLQDMGSSKMIPYFNMFIFSNTGGILADHLITRRFLSVTKTRKLLNTIGFVIAALALMAIPLFRNPSWTVICSSISLGFLALGRAGFAVNHMDVAPRYAGIVMGVSNTAGTLAGIVGVGLTGRILEAAKSADMDLTSIECWKNVFLIPAYLCVFSSFFFLLFATGEKIFE is encoded by the coding sequence ATGGAACTGTTGAAGAAGATGAGACTTCCAAAGCGGTACATTATCATTTTATTAACCTTTATCTGCACTAGTGTGTGCTATATAGAGCGAATAGGATTCTCAATTGCGTACACAGCGGCTGCTGGTAGCATTGGTGTGAATCAATCAAGCAAGGGCCTAATACTTTTGATATTCTATTATGGATATGTTGTGTCACAAGTGTCTCGGGGTTGGGTTGCACAATATGTTGGAGGACGACGAGTTCTGCTGTTTTCGTTTTTGCTGTGGTCGCTAACATGTGCATTGGCTCCACTAGATGCAAGCAAAGTGAATATAATGGTTTATGCCCGCTTCCTTGTAGGTGTGGCACAAGGCTTTATATTCCCCTCCATTCACACAATTCTAGCACAATGGGTCCCTCCCCATGAGCGCTCGCGTTCTGTTTCTCTTACGACATCCGGGATGTACCTAGGAGCAGCTGGTGGTATGCTTGTGTTGCCAAGTCTGGTAAAATACAAGGGACCTCAGTCAGTTTTCATGGTTGAATCAGCTCTGGGTATCATGTGGTCATTTCTCTGGTTTAGGTTTTCTAGTGATCCAGTTCGTTCCGAACATCCCAAAGCTGCTGCTGCAGGTTTCGGAGAGCACAACTTGCCTGtttcaagagaaaagaaaatccCAAGTGCTGGAAACCTGAGGCGCTTCACTAAAATTCCTTGGAAGAAGATAATTTTCAACTTACCGATTTGGGCAATCGTGGTAAACAACTTCACCTTTCACTACGCACTGTACGTACTAATGAACTGGTTGCCAACGTACTTTGAACTCGGCCTTCAGCTCAGTCTTCAGGACATGGGATCTTCTAAGATGATTCCTTACTTCAACATGTTCATCTTCTCAAACACAGGAGGGATTTTAGCTGATCACTTAATCACAAGAAGGTTCTTATCAGTGACCAAGACTCGGAAGCTTCTCAACACCATCGGCTTTGTCATTGCAGCTCTTGCTCTAATGGCCATTCCACTATTCAGGAATCCCTCCTGGACTGTCATATGCTCTTCGATTTCTCTTGGATTCTTAGCACTTGGAAGAGCCGGGTTCGCTGTAAATCACATGGATGTGGCTCCGCGATATGCAGGAATTGTTATGGGAGTTTCGAATACCGCCGGGACCTTAGCTGGTATCGTTGGCGTCGGGCTCACCGGAAGGATCTTGGAGGCCGCAAAGTCAGCTGATATGGATCTTACAAGCATAGAATGTTGGAAAAATGTCTTCTTGATCCCAGCCTATCTCTGCGTatttagttctttcttttttttactaTTCGCAACaggtgaaaagatttttgaataa
- the LOC122050522 gene encoding pentatricopeptide repeat-containing protein At4g33170-like produces MLLLRRPQHRHFSRALNLVASATVSFDAHSLLDACVASAAGVPRFASAAHAFLIKLRDPPWNKLLRIYCRVGLLHHAHQLFDEMPCRDVVSYNTLVTSYARVDRDSGETLRLYGRMLREKLQPDHITLTALLDVSTDLVEQIHSHSVKLRLNSNPFVGSAMVNQYERYRGLEDALQVFDEIEDVDLVSWNIAIDVCARRGSKKHAAEIFSRMQKESLFGFDCFTLTSVLKTCSVAEDLSFGMQLHGCSLKVGLVFDAPIGNALVTMYSKCGGEMDSAVDVFNGISNSNIISWTSMIAGLVQNGLATEAVSYYYKMVRVGLLENGVCFASVLPAFSKLSSLDLGRMVHSRIVKLDVFHDAMVANALVDMYFKCGSVKDAELAFAAMQRRDTVSWTIMINGFGQHGKGGEALRIFRRLERSGGANLDTVTFLAALSTCSHGGLIDEGIGIFHSMVKDRNIKPTTEHYACVIDMLGRAGRLDKAERFIKDMGLEKDPLAWEALLGTCGIHGAIEMGEKSAKKVMELEPHKDSPYILLSNIYAQQKMWVEKERLRKVLDASVSVKEVGYSWSSGLKL; encoded by the coding sequence ATGTTATTGCTTAGACGTCCCCAACACCGCCACTTCTCTCGCGCTCTAAACCTCGTCGCCTCCGCCACCGTATCCTTCGACGCCCACAGCCTCCTCGACGCGTGCGTCGCCTCCGCAGCTGGCGTCCCTCGCTTTGCCTCCGCCGCCCATGCCTTCCTCATCAAGCTCCGCGACCCTCCATGGAATAAACTCCTCCGCATCTACTGCAGAGTCGGCCTCCTTCACCACGCGCACCAACTGTTCGACGAAATGCCCTGCAGGGACGTCGTCTCCTACAACACGCTCGTCACTTCCTATGCTCGCGTGGATCGTGATTCCGGCGAGACCCTACGGCTCTACGGCCGGATGCTGCGGGAGAAACTCCAACCGGACCACATCACCCTCACGGCCTTGCTCGACGTCTCGACCGATTTGGTGGAGCAAATCCACTCCCATTCGGTGAAGCTGCGCCTCAACTCGAATCCTTTCGTCGGCAGCGCCATGGTTAACCAATACGAGCGATACAGAGGGCTGGAGGATGCGCTACAGGTGTTCGACGAAATAGAGGATGTGGACTTGGTGTCTTGGAACATTGCTATCGATGTGTGCGCTCGTAGAGGGAGCAAGAAGCATGCCGCAGAGATATTCTCTAGAATGCAAAAGGAAAGCCTGTTTGGCTTCGACTGCTTCACCCTGACCAGTGTGTTGAAGACATGCTCTGTGGCAGAGGATTTGAGTTTCGGCATGCAGCTGCACGGCTGCTCCTTGAAGGTCGGCTTGGTGTTCGACGCGCCGATAGGGAATGCTCTTGTAACTATGTACTCGAAATGCGGAGGAGAAATGGATTCAGCAGTTGATGTGTTCAACGGAATTTCAAACTCGAACATCATCTCGTGGACTTCGATGATCGCAGGATTAGTTCAGAATGGTTTGGCAACAGAGGCAGTGAGTTATTACTACAAAATGGTTCGTGTAGGATTGTTGGAGAATGGAGTTTGCTTTGCTAGTGTGTTACCTGCATTCAGCAAATTGTCGAGCCTCGATCTCGGGAGAATGGTTCACTCGAGGATCGTCAAGTTGGATGTCTTCCACGACGCAATGGTGGCAAATGCGCTCGTGGACATGTACTTCAAGTGTGGCAGTGTGAAAGATGCTGAATTGGCATTCGCAGCGATGCAAAGAAGGGATACCGTGTCGTGGACTATAATGATCAACGGTTTCGGGCAACATGGGAAGGGGGGAGAAGCCCTTCGAATCTTCAGACGATTGGAAAGATCAGGAGGAGCTAACCTTGACACTGTCACTTTTCTTGCAGCTCTATCTACATGTAGCCACGGAGGTCTCATTGATGAAGGAATCGGGATATTTCACTCGATGGTTAAGGATCGCAACATCAAGCCAACGACCGAGCACTATGCCTGCGTGATTGATATGTTGGGCCGTGCTGGAAGACTAGACAAAGCAGAGAGGTTTATCAAGGATATGGGTTTAGAAAAAGATCCATTGGCATGGGAAGCTCTTCTCGGAACTTGCGGAATCCATGGAGCTATCGAAATGGGGGAGAAGTCAGCCAAAAAGGTCATGGAGTTGGAACCACACAAAGACAGTCCATACATCTTGCTATCGAACATATACGCGCAACAAAAGATGTGGGTAGAAAAGGAGAGATTGAGGAAAGTATTGGATGCTAGTGTGTCGGTAAAGGAGGTCGGATATAGCTGGTCTTCAGGACTTAAATTATGA